One window of the Pseudomonas lurida genome contains the following:
- a CDS encoding FAD-binding and (Fe-S)-binding domain-containing protein, which translates to MSLPAAFLSDVAHLIPKDRRFDDPLSTLAFGTDASFYRLIPQLVVRVESEDEVVALLQLAQRDHVPVTFRAAGTSLSGQAISDSVLIVLGDNWNGREIRGQGTQIRLQPGVIGAQANAWLAPFGRKIGPDPASINACKIGGIVANNASGMCCGTAQNTYHTLAGIRLVLADGSRLDTEDAASVMAFREQHGALLERLATMGRETRANAELAAKIRHKYRLKNTTGLSLNALVDFDDPLDILSHLLVGSEGTLGFISAVTYDTVIDHPNKASALIVFPDVETCCNAVTVLKTQPVSAVELLDRRSMRSVQDKPGMPAFVQQLSENACALLIESRAASSSLLHEQLALIMASLARFPVEKQVDFTEDPVENARLWAIRKDTFPAVGAVRKTGTTVIIEDVTFPVEQLAIGVNRLIELFDKHHYDEAILFGHALEGNLHFVFTQGFNSAQEVTRYQAFMDDVAQLVAVEFGGSLKAEHGTGRNMAPFVELEWGTDAYQLMWQLKRLLDPNGILNPDVVLSEDPQIHLKHLKPLPAADELVDKCIECGFCEPVCPSKGLTLSPRQRIVIWRDIQAKKRAGVDTTALEAAYHYQGIDTCAATGLCAQRCPVGINTGDLVKKLRSRDADRTKTAEWLATHFATALQGARFTLHVANGARMLLGAPRLAKLSASVTRLSKGQIPQWTNAMPQPEKAIRFSPAVTDARPRVVYLAACVSRAMGPAAGDKEQMSLYDKTRSLLEKAGYQVVFPDNQDSLCCGQPFASKGYAEQAEHKRQELIGALLHASRGGLDPIYCDTSPCTLRLVQDLGDTRLDLYDPVRFIRTHLMDRLDFTPQDAPIAVHVTCSTQHLGESQALIDLARRCSNTVVIPEGIHCCGFAGDKGFTTPELNAHSLRTLKDAVQYCSEGISTSRTCEIGLSQHGGIDYHGLVYLVDRVTQARAH; encoded by the coding sequence ATGAGCCTGCCTGCTGCCTTTCTAAGCGACGTCGCACACCTGATCCCGAAAGACCGGCGTTTCGACGACCCGCTTTCCACCCTGGCCTTCGGCACCGACGCCAGTTTTTACCGACTGATCCCACAGCTGGTAGTCCGCGTAGAGTCGGAAGACGAAGTCGTTGCATTGCTGCAACTGGCTCAACGTGACCATGTACCGGTAACCTTCCGCGCCGCCGGCACCAGCCTGTCCGGGCAAGCCATCAGCGACTCGGTGCTGATCGTGCTGGGCGACAACTGGAACGGCCGCGAGATTCGCGGGCAAGGCACGCAGATCCGCCTGCAACCCGGCGTCATCGGTGCCCAGGCCAATGCGTGGCTGGCGCCGTTCGGGCGCAAGATCGGGCCGGACCCGGCATCGATCAACGCCTGCAAGATCGGGGGTATCGTCGCCAACAATGCCAGCGGCATGTGTTGCGGCACGGCGCAGAACACCTATCACACCCTGGCCGGGATTCGCCTGGTGTTGGCTGACGGCAGCCGCCTGGATACCGAAGACGCAGCCAGCGTGATGGCGTTTCGTGAACAGCACGGGGCGCTGCTTGAGCGTCTGGCGACAATGGGTCGCGAGACCCGGGCAAATGCTGAACTGGCGGCAAAAATCCGCCACAAGTACCGTCTGAAAAATACCACTGGGCTGTCACTCAATGCCCTGGTGGATTTCGACGACCCGCTGGATATCCTCAGCCACCTGCTGGTGGGCTCCGAGGGCACCCTTGGGTTTATCAGCGCGGTCACCTATGACACCGTGATCGACCACCCTAACAAAGCGTCGGCGCTGATTGTGTTTCCGGATGTAGAGACCTGCTGCAATGCGGTGACCGTCCTCAAGACCCAACCCGTCTCGGCGGTCGAGCTGCTGGACCGTCGCAGCATGCGCTCGGTACAGGACAAGCCGGGCATGCCCGCTTTCGTTCAGCAACTATCGGAAAATGCCTGCGCCCTGTTGATCGAATCCCGTGCGGCGTCGTCGTCCTTGTTGCACGAGCAACTGGCCTTGATCATGGCTTCCCTGGCTCGATTTCCGGTTGAAAAACAAGTCGATTTCACCGAGGACCCCGTGGAAAACGCCCGCCTGTGGGCGATCCGCAAAGACACCTTCCCCGCCGTCGGCGCTGTGCGCAAGACCGGCACGACAGTGATCATCGAGGACGTGACCTTCCCGGTCGAGCAACTGGCCATCGGCGTCAACCGCTTGATCGAACTGTTCGACAAACATCACTACGACGAAGCGATACTGTTCGGGCACGCGCTGGAAGGCAATCTGCACTTCGTGTTCACCCAAGGTTTCAACAGCGCGCAAGAAGTCACACGCTACCAGGCGTTCATGGACGACGTGGCGCAATTGGTGGCGGTGGAGTTTGGTGGGTCGTTGAAAGCCGAACACGGCACCGGGCGCAATATGGCGCCGTTCGTGGAGCTGGAATGGGGCACCGACGCCTATCAATTGATGTGGCAACTCAAGCGCCTGCTCGACCCCAACGGCATTCTCAACCCGGACGTGGTGCTCAGCGAAGACCCGCAAATCCATCTCAAGCACCTCAAACCGTTGCCCGCCGCCGACGAGCTTGTGGATAAGTGCATCGAATGCGGCTTCTGCGAGCCGGTGTGCCCGTCGAAAGGCCTGACCTTGAGTCCGCGCCAACGCATCGTGATCTGGCGCGACATCCAGGCCAAGAAACGTGCGGGTGTCGACACCACTGCGCTGGAAGCCGCGTATCACTACCAGGGCATCGACACCTGCGCCGCCACCGGACTTTGCGCCCAGCGCTGCCCTGTAGGAATCAATACCGGCGACCTGGTGAAAAAGCTGCGCAGCCGCGACGCAGACCGTACGAAAACAGCCGAATGGCTCGCCACTCATTTCGCCACTGCGCTGCAAGGCGCGCGCTTTACACTGCATGTGGCCAATGGCGCACGCATGCTGCTCGGCGCGCCTCGCCTGGCGAAGCTGTCGGCCAGCGTGACCAGGCTCTCCAAGGGGCAGATTCCGCAGTGGACCAACGCCATGCCGCAGCCGGAAAAAGCCATCCGCTTCAGCCCGGCCGTGACAGACGCGCGGCCACGGGTGGTCTACCTCGCCGCCTGCGTCTCGCGCGCCATGGGCCCGGCAGCGGGGGACAAGGAACAGATGTCGCTGTACGACAAGACTCGCAGCCTGCTGGAAAAGGCCGGTTACCAAGTCGTGTTCCCCGATAACCAGGACAGCCTGTGCTGCGGCCAGCCCTTCGCCTCCAAAGGCTATGCCGAACAGGCCGAGCACAAGCGCCAGGAACTGATCGGCGCGCTGCTCCACGCCAGCCGTGGCGGGCTTGACCCCATCTACTGTGACACCAGCCCCTGTACCCTGCGCCTGGTTCAGGACCTGGGTGACACGCGCCTGGACCTTTACGACCCTGTGCGTTTTATCCGCACGCACCTGATGGACCGCCTGGACTTCACGCCCCAGGACGCGCCGATTGCCGTGCATGTCACCTGCAGCACCCAGCACTTGGGCGAAAGTCAGGCGCTGATCGACCTGGCCCGACGCTGTTCCAACACCGTGGTCATCCCGGAAGGCATTCACTGCTGCGGTTTTGCCGGCGACAAAGGCTTCACCACGCCGGAACTCAACGCCCATTCGCTGCGCACCCTCAAGGACGCGGTGCAATATTGCAGCGAAGGCATCTCCACCAGCCGCACCTGCGAGATCGGCCTGAGCCAGCATGGCGGCATTGACTATCACGGGTTGGTCTACCTGGTGGACCGGGTCACGCAGGCCCGCGCCCACTGA
- a CDS encoding integrase domain-containing protein, translated as MPAQNLRLSDRQLKGVKPASKDYVLTDGDGLRLRVRSNGSLLWSFNYREPVTKKRINIGFGTYPELSLANARKKAVEARELLAQGIDPKVQRNTLNEAKRAETEHTFENVATAWFELKKDSVTPAYAEDIWRSLTLHVLPDLRTTPLAKITAPMVIGLLRPIEAKGSLETVKRLSQRLNEIMTYGVNSGLIFANPLTGIRAVFKKPKKENMAALPPEELPELMLEIANASIKRTTRCLIEWQLHTMTRPAEAATTRWADIDFERRVWTIPSERMKKRRPHSIPLSDHAVALLVSLKTHSGHREYVFPADRNPRTHANSQTANMALKRMGFQDRLVSHGMRSMASTILNEHGWDPELIEVALAHVDKDEVRSAYNRADYIERRRPMMAWWSEYIQKAATGSLLASAYGQIRDKDVVPIR; from the coding sequence ATGCCTGCTCAAAACCTCCGCCTCTCCGATCGACAGCTCAAGGGAGTCAAACCCGCGTCCAAGGATTACGTCCTCACGGACGGTGACGGTTTGCGGCTCCGCGTACGCAGCAACGGCTCGTTGCTGTGGAGTTTCAACTACCGCGAACCGGTGACCAAAAAGCGCATCAACATCGGTTTCGGGACCTACCCCGAACTGTCACTGGCGAACGCACGAAAGAAGGCAGTCGAAGCGCGCGAGCTGCTCGCCCAAGGCATCGATCCGAAGGTGCAACGCAATACGTTGAATGAAGCCAAGCGCGCAGAAACGGAACACACCTTCGAGAACGTGGCCACCGCCTGGTTCGAGCTCAAGAAAGACTCGGTCACCCCAGCCTACGCCGAGGACATTTGGCGGTCGCTCACGCTGCATGTGCTCCCGGACTTGAGGACTACACCACTCGCTAAAATCACCGCACCGATGGTGATCGGATTGCTTCGTCCAATCGAAGCGAAAGGCAGCCTGGAGACGGTCAAACGTCTTAGCCAGCGGCTAAACGAGATCATGACCTACGGCGTAAATTCCGGCCTGATCTTCGCCAACCCGCTCACCGGCATTAGGGCAGTATTCAAGAAGCCCAAGAAAGAGAATATGGCTGCGCTTCCGCCCGAAGAACTCCCCGAGCTCATGCTGGAGATCGCGAACGCCAGCATCAAACGCACGACCCGCTGCCTGATCGAATGGCAGTTGCACACGATGACTCGTCCCGCCGAGGCGGCGACTACTCGCTGGGCTGACATCGACTTTGAAAGGCGTGTCTGGACTATCCCATCGGAGCGGATGAAAAAGCGCCGCCCTCACAGCATCCCGTTGAGTGATCACGCTGTCGCACTGTTAGTGTCACTGAAGACTCACAGCGGCCATCGCGAATACGTCTTCCCGGCAGACAGAAATCCACGCACCCACGCCAATAGCCAGACCGCCAACATGGCATTGAAACGCATGGGCTTCCAGGATCGCTTGGTCAGCCACGGCATGCGCTCGATGGCCAGCACCATCTTGAATGAACATGGCTGGGATCCTGAGCTCATCGAAGTGGCCCTGGCGCACGTCGACAAGGATGAGGTGCGGAGCGCCTACAACCGAGCCGACTACATCGAGCGCCGGCGCCCGATGATGGCCTGGTGGAGTGAGTACATCCAGAAAGCCGCCACCGGCAGCCTGCTCGCCTCAGCGTACGGCCAAATCAGAGACAAGGACGTGGTGCCGATTCGCTAG
- a CDS encoding site-specific integrase — protein sequence MALVGRRDGRNFGYGRQLSYAGLQALKDMFGGGHYGTVKAHCDRWQVFVKWCRSELGPGINDARQIDLKVLADYAAHLRDVVGRGELAVSTAQNRISSVNRTMAALRGDQCVKLPSPSKALGMQRTGVRQSVPQGQDREQVKQIVDALCSCHQLRAAAIVLLARATGMRLREAILADLPRLSREAKDLGRINIQDGTKGGRAGASAPRWIAVDGYVRGALGFARQVSPAGSRNLLAPHESYLNFLQEIIRPARDILHAHILKGFHELRAAYACERYEQITQHHAPINGGQCCQVDRNLDRQARRQISYELGHGRIAVVSAYIGGQS from the coding sequence ATGGCATTGGTGGGGAGACGCGATGGCCGCAATTTCGGCTACGGCAGGCAATTGAGCTATGCAGGACTGCAGGCGCTGAAAGATATGTTCGGCGGCGGCCATTACGGCACAGTCAAAGCGCACTGTGATCGGTGGCAGGTATTCGTCAAATGGTGCCGTTCCGAACTGGGGCCCGGTATCAATGATGCGCGGCAGATTGATCTGAAGGTGTTGGCCGACTATGCGGCGCATTTGCGCGACGTAGTTGGGCGCGGTGAGCTCGCCGTCAGCACTGCACAAAACCGGATATCCAGCGTTAACAGAACCATGGCGGCGCTTCGCGGTGATCAGTGCGTGAAGTTGCCCAGCCCGAGCAAGGCGTTAGGTATGCAGCGCACCGGGGTTCGACAATCAGTGCCGCAAGGCCAAGACCGCGAACAGGTTAAGCAGATCGTCGATGCGCTTTGCAGCTGTCATCAGCTACGAGCGGCAGCGATCGTTCTGTTGGCGCGAGCCACCGGCATGCGCTTGCGTGAGGCTATCCTGGCTGACCTGCCACGGCTAAGCCGTGAGGCTAAGGATTTAGGCAGGATTAACATTCAGGATGGCACCAAAGGCGGCCGCGCCGGTGCCTCGGCTCCACGTTGGATTGCGGTGGATGGCTATGTTCGAGGTGCACTTGGGTTTGCACGGCAAGTGTCGCCTGCGGGTAGCCGCAACCTGCTTGCGCCACACGAAAGCTACCTGAATTTTCTGCAAGAAATCATCCGCCCTGCGCGGGACATCCTGCATGCACACATCCTCAAAGGCTTCCATGAGCTACGAGCGGCGTACGCATGTGAGCGCTATGAGCAAATCACCCAACATCACGCGCCTATCAACGGCGGCCAATGTTGCCAGGTAGATAGGAATCTTGATCGTCAGGCCCGGAGACAAATCAGCTATGAGCTGGGGCACGGTCGGATCGCCGTAGTCTCCGCGTACATTGGAGGGCAGTCATGA
- a CDS encoding HNH endonuclease family protein, with amino-acid sequence MISIDRSTVAEPLSLASPNGRGAKERLRAIKHFAALATKPAVAKAKATKKKGKITKAKIPEKFNFAAYRSKDVKEALDKLFHDKCAYCESSYRAVMSAQVEHFRPKGRVVEDSSHKGYWWLASTWTNLLPSCSHCNISEYHEIHKLTVEQPYQQKTQSGKYKLGKYDHFPIGGQRAVAEGDDLDLEDAYLIDPTRRNPNDHLDWIVEGGLSLIAPNRVGNAWDPYGLHTYQIFGLNRKKLVETRTSLMLEVTNQLLKARNKLMDAATKKPGELFDYLYNDAMDIFKDLDKLKAPSMPYSAMVKKLLDKERTEIMAAFTALARRP; translated from the coding sequence GTGATTTCCATAGATCGAAGCACGGTAGCAGAGCCATTATCGCTGGCATCGCCAAACGGCAGAGGGGCTAAGGAAAGGCTACGCGCCATCAAGCATTTCGCAGCACTAGCAACCAAACCCGCAGTGGCCAAGGCAAAAGCCACGAAAAAAAAAGGCAAAATAACAAAAGCTAAAATTCCCGAAAAGTTTAACTTCGCAGCATACCGTTCCAAAGATGTTAAAGAAGCGCTGGACAAACTATTTCATGACAAATGCGCCTACTGTGAATCTAGCTATAGAGCCGTGATGTCCGCTCAGGTTGAACACTTTCGCCCCAAAGGACGCGTTGTCGAAGACTCGAGCCACAAGGGTTACTGGTGGCTAGCCTCAACGTGGACAAATCTGTTACCAAGTTGCAGCCATTGCAATATTTCGGAATATCATGAAATACATAAATTGACTGTCGAACAGCCTTATCAGCAAAAAACACAATCAGGTAAATACAAACTGGGAAAATATGACCATTTCCCAATTGGTGGCCAGCGGGCGGTAGCCGAAGGTGATGACCTCGACCTTGAAGACGCCTACCTTATCGACCCTACCCGCCGGAACCCTAATGATCACTTGGATTGGATTGTTGAGGGTGGACTAAGCCTGATTGCGCCAAATAGGGTGGGAAACGCTTGGGACCCTTATGGACTACATACCTATCAAATTTTTGGCTTGAACCGCAAAAAACTGGTCGAAACACGTACATCATTAATGCTTGAAGTAACGAATCAACTCCTCAAAGCGCGTAATAAGCTGATGGATGCGGCCACCAAAAAGCCAGGTGAACTATTCGATTATCTGTACAACGATGCAATGGATATCTTCAAAGATTTAGACAAACTAAAGGCTCCTTCGATGCCCTACTCTGCTATGGTGAAAAAACTTTTGGACAAAGAGCGCACCGAGATTATGGCAGCGTTCACGGCTCTCGCCAGGCGACCATAA
- a CDS encoding AAA family ATPase, whose amino-acid sequence MDLLRAHFELPDDERLSRRPNLDSRLWNQPSVRMALLEVFENKCGYCESPLSVQDFAVHHHRPLMNAKGRLRYETTTSADHYVWYAYEWNNLIPACPVCARFKANQYPTTSKRVPPFTPWHDAEIESPVLIDPCRDKPFDHIAFRFNGTCTHKTSRGRETIETLKLNRSNLMVHRSAYFSDLWARLGQLRGNKYETILPTLEELFNKRLPFVGAAKLWLLGALLETSIRKSPPMEGEFSSELAGFIAETSTAEWQAFMNRLAGITPAFTEQVVTVRNPEANPEKPHFSRIRVIEIEHFKGIQKLKINFGHHATQERGIAPATVLLGENSVGKSSILQAIALGVMSPKLRSRINFDWESTLPRDTLAEGTDDQPHVVQSNIRVTFDDGEASDICIRRDGSFSSQNLRSGLILGYGAHRSFHDEQSSSRIIRKTSSIASLFEKNKPLPHSAAWLELLGEKAFFPVARALREILNLDTYDEIYRLASGEVLVRRHNESIPIFRLSDGYRSLFAMSLDIIRNMLRTWENLEDARGIVLIDEIELHLHPRWKMQIVSALRRAMPQVQFIYTTHDPLCLRGMFDGEVHVLIKDDEGCVQEMTGLPDVTAMRAEQLLTSEYFGLASTVEPETVLKLDRIVLSNSRSTSPDAHFSEQMNAFSIIGDTPEKQVVNEALRRHIIEQLRSDTLDRTAVREDAVNLILERLRADSNGVDQ is encoded by the coding sequence ATGGATCTGCTACGTGCCCACTTCGAGCTGCCAGATGACGAGCGCTTGAGCCGGCGCCCGAACCTCGATTCTCGCCTCTGGAATCAGCCCAGCGTCAGAATGGCTCTTCTTGAGGTGTTCGAGAACAAATGCGGTTATTGCGAAAGCCCGCTGAGCGTTCAGGATTTCGCTGTTCATCACCACCGACCGTTGATGAATGCAAAAGGACGTTTAAGGTATGAAACTACGACAAGTGCAGACCATTATGTGTGGTATGCGTACGAGTGGAACAACCTGATTCCGGCCTGTCCGGTATGTGCAAGATTCAAAGCAAACCAATACCCTACAACATCAAAGCGTGTACCGCCGTTTACCCCGTGGCACGATGCAGAAATCGAGTCGCCTGTACTAATCGACCCCTGTCGCGACAAGCCATTCGATCATATAGCCTTCAGATTCAATGGCACATGTACTCATAAAACTAGCCGTGGCCGGGAAACGATTGAAACGCTGAAGCTCAATCGTAGTAACCTCATGGTCCACCGGTCTGCATACTTTTCTGACCTCTGGGCGCGCTTGGGCCAATTGCGTGGTAACAAGTACGAGACCATACTCCCTACGCTGGAAGAGTTATTCAATAAACGTCTGCCATTCGTAGGCGCCGCGAAACTTTGGTTGCTCGGAGCACTTCTAGAAACGTCCATCAGAAAATCTCCGCCCATGGAGGGCGAATTTTCCAGCGAGCTGGCGGGATTCATTGCGGAGACCTCCACAGCAGAGTGGCAGGCGTTCATGAATCGCCTCGCCGGGATCACCCCGGCTTTTACCGAGCAAGTCGTTACCGTTCGAAACCCTGAAGCGAACCCAGAAAAGCCCCACTTCTCCCGAATCCGGGTCATTGAAATCGAGCATTTCAAGGGGATTCAAAAGCTAAAAATAAACTTTGGTCACCACGCCACCCAAGAACGCGGCATTGCCCCGGCAACAGTGCTTCTGGGAGAAAACTCAGTAGGTAAGAGCTCGATTCTTCAGGCGATTGCATTGGGTGTGATGAGCCCAAAATTGAGGTCCCGAATAAATTTTGATTGGGAGTCAACCCTGCCCAGAGATACCTTGGCAGAGGGTACAGACGATCAACCTCACGTAGTTCAGTCAAACATTAGAGTCACCTTCGATGACGGCGAAGCTAGCGATATCTGTATTCGTCGGGACGGCTCTTTCTCAAGCCAAAATCTGCGCAGTGGCTTAATTCTTGGCTATGGTGCGCATCGTTCATTTCACGATGAGCAGTCTAGTTCTAGAATCATCAGAAAAACTTCGAGCATTGCTTCCCTGTTCGAAAAAAACAAACCACTACCCCACTCAGCTGCCTGGTTGGAATTACTTGGTGAAAAGGCTTTTTTCCCGGTGGCGCGAGCGCTGCGCGAGATCCTGAATCTCGACACGTACGACGAGATATATCGGCTGGCGTCGGGTGAGGTGCTCGTACGAAGACACAACGAAAGCATCCCGATCTTTCGCTTGAGCGATGGGTATCGCTCGCTATTTGCTATGAGCCTGGACATCATCCGTAACATGCTCCGGACTTGGGAAAATCTTGAAGATGCCCGTGGAATAGTACTGATCGACGAAATCGAATTGCATTTGCACCCCCGATGGAAAATGCAGATCGTTTCTGCATTGCGCCGCGCTATGCCTCAAGTGCAGTTCATCTACACCACCCACGACCCCCTTTGCCTAAGAGGTATGTTCGACGGCGAGGTTCATGTACTTATCAAGGACGATGAAGGCTGCGTCCAGGAAATGACGGGCTTGCCGGACGTCACCGCCATGCGCGCAGAACAACTGCTGACCTCGGAGTATTTCGGTCTGGCTAGCACCGTGGAACCCGAGACCGTACTCAAGCTTGACCGGATCGTGTTGTCCAATTCACGCAGCACTTCGCCTGATGCGCATTTCTCGGAACAGATGAACGCCTTTTCCATTATCGGTGACACGCCTGAAAAGCAGGTGGTCAATGAAGCATTGCGCCGGCACATCATCGAACAGCTTCGTTCAGATACCCTTGATAGGACAGCAGTACGAGAAGATGCCGTAAACCTTATCCTCGAACGCCTGCGGGCTGACTCCAATGGAGTGGATCAGTGA
- a CDS encoding nucleotide pyrophosphohydrolase — MSDSDSSSAPLVDVVKLAASPQRFADDRDWQQFHSPKNLILALTGEVGELCEIFQWMSDADSLSVAKDPEIGLAVKDELADVLMYLVRLSSVLGIDLNEAVTRKLASNGQKYPVDKAKSSSKKYDRL, encoded by the coding sequence GTGAGTGACTCAGACAGCTCATCCGCGCCACTGGTTGACGTAGTGAAGCTTGCCGCATCCCCTCAGCGTTTCGCAGATGATCGCGACTGGCAGCAGTTCCACTCCCCAAAAAATCTCATCCTGGCGCTCACTGGCGAGGTAGGAGAGCTGTGCGAGATTTTCCAATGGATGAGCGATGCCGATTCGCTCTCCGTAGCTAAAGATCCCGAAATCGGCCTAGCCGTAAAAGACGAATTGGCGGACGTACTGATGTACCTGGTTCGCCTGAGCAGCGTGCTCGGCATCGACCTCAACGAGGCGGTGACACGGAAACTCGCCTCGAACGGCCAGAAGTACCCCGTGGATAAAGCCAAAAGCAGCAGCAAAAAGTACGACCGACTCTGA
- a CDS encoding DUF2075 domain-containing protein, with the protein MIVYAATKQQFLKDNDNDDIEEVILRHYKEATGKNVGSSEIRSWQGSLTYMAKVLRDEGLPNDAGLAIELHIPQSSKRIDFLLTGRDENQAKKAVLIELKQWSKANATTKDAIVKTALGGGLVETIHPSYQVWSYAALLEGFNEAVYNKSIEIRPCAYLHNYVSDGIIDSAHYEPHISKAPLFLKGPEELSKLRSFLKNHIAHGDNKEVLYELSDGKIRPSKALAEALGGLMKGKPEFVLIDDQKAIFESALAAASEASEQTPKVLIIEGGPGTGKTVLAINLLVRLTELKLLSKYVSKNAAPRKVYESKLVGTVKRSHFSNFFSGSGAFIETEPNTFDALIVDEAHRLNEKSGLYGNLGENQIKELIDSAKCSIFFIDEDQRVTLRDIGSKQAIRAFAKAKGAVVEEHVLSSQFRCSGSDGYLAWLDDTLGIRSTANPTLETQEYEFKVFDSPQAMHEAINEKNHGNKARVVAGYCWPWLSKKDPTAADIVIGDYKRQWNLDQDGSLWIIAENSIEQVGCIHTCQGLEVDYIGVIIGPDLVVRDGKVVTSPDERDKHDKSTRGWKKMMKEQPTLAKNETDLIIKNTYRTLMTRGMKGCYLYCTDKETTQYFESRLSQHSNH; encoded by the coding sequence GTGATCGTTTACGCTGCGACCAAACAGCAATTTCTAAAAGACAACGATAACGATGACATCGAGGAGGTGATCCTCAGGCACTACAAGGAAGCTACCGGCAAGAACGTTGGCAGTTCGGAAATCAGGTCGTGGCAAGGATCCCTTACGTACATGGCCAAGGTCCTTAGAGATGAAGGCTTGCCGAACGACGCAGGCTTGGCCATCGAATTGCACATTCCGCAGTCGTCGAAACGGATCGATTTTCTGCTCACCGGTCGCGACGAAAACCAAGCAAAAAAAGCTGTATTGATCGAATTGAAGCAATGGAGCAAAGCCAACGCCACGACCAAGGATGCCATCGTCAAAACGGCGCTAGGTGGCGGCCTCGTTGAAACCATTCACCCGTCCTATCAGGTATGGTCATACGCAGCGCTGCTCGAAGGCTTCAACGAGGCCGTGTACAACAAAAGCATCGAGATCCGCCCGTGTGCCTACCTCCATAACTACGTCAGCGACGGCATCATAGACTCAGCGCACTACGAGCCTCATATCAGCAAAGCTCCACTGTTTCTGAAAGGCCCTGAAGAGCTCAGCAAGCTCCGAAGCTTTCTGAAAAATCATATTGCTCACGGCGACAACAAAGAGGTCCTTTACGAACTGTCCGATGGAAAAATCCGCCCGTCAAAAGCACTAGCCGAGGCCCTGGGCGGGCTGATGAAAGGCAAGCCTGAGTTCGTATTGATTGACGATCAGAAGGCAATTTTCGAGTCGGCGCTCGCAGCGGCAAGCGAGGCTTCGGAACAGACGCCAAAGGTGCTGATCATCGAGGGGGGACCAGGCACCGGGAAAACTGTTCTAGCTATCAATCTGCTGGTGAGGCTCACCGAATTGAAGCTGTTGAGCAAATACGTCTCCAAGAATGCTGCCCCGCGCAAGGTCTACGAAAGCAAATTGGTTGGCACCGTCAAACGCAGCCACTTCTCCAACTTCTTTTCAGGCTCAGGGGCGTTCATCGAGACTGAGCCCAACACATTCGATGCGCTTATCGTAGACGAAGCTCACCGGCTGAATGAGAAAAGCGGGCTTTATGGAAACCTTGGGGAAAACCAGATCAAGGAGCTGATTGATTCAGCGAAATGCTCAATTTTCTTCATTGATGAAGACCAGCGTGTAACCTTGAGGGATATCGGCAGCAAGCAGGCGATACGCGCCTTTGCAAAAGCCAAGGGTGCTGTGGTTGAAGAACACGTGCTGTCTTCGCAGTTTCGCTGCAGTGGTTCTGACGGTTACCTAGCATGGCTGGATGACACGCTAGGCATTCGCTCGACGGCAAATCCGACGCTTGAGACTCAAGAGTACGAGTTTAAGGTGTTCGACTCACCTCAGGCGATGCATGAAGCAATCAACGAGAAAAACCACGGAAACAAAGCTCGTGTGGTCGCGGGCTATTGCTGGCCTTGGTTGAGCAAGAAAGACCCCACCGCCGCTGACATCGTCATTGGTGACTACAAACGCCAATGGAACCTGGATCAGGACGGCAGCCTATGGATCATCGCTGAGAACTCCATCGAGCAGGTTGGCTGCATTCATACCTGCCAAGGTTTGGAAGTGGACTACATCGGGGTGATCATCGGGCCAGACCTAGTTGTACGTGACGGTAAGGTAGTGACATCCCCAGATGAGCGCGACAAGCATGATAAATCGACTCGCGGCTGGAAAAAAATGATGAAAGAGCAACCTACCCTCGCGAAAAATGAAACAGACCTGATCATCAAAAATACCTATCGAACTCTGATGACACGCGGGATGAAGGGTTGCTACCTGTACTGCACCGACAAAGAGACTACGCAATACTTCGAGAGTCGGCTTAGCCAGCACAGCAATCATTGA